tttggccatgctgtgtgacatgtgggattttagttccccgaccagagattgaacccatgccccctgcagtggaagtgcagagccctaaccactggaccaccagggaattcccaattatGGCGTCATTCTGTAAGTAGGCTGTCCTCATTAATGGCAGAGATGGCCACTGACCACTCTGAATTATACATCCTACCGCTATGCAAACACCATGAGAGTTCCAGTAGAAGTCCCAGGCATCTCTCTCACTGTCCTAGGTTGGGTCACATGTCCACTAGGAAACAGGTTCTGATTCCTGAAGGAAAATTGTGATGCTGTTTACAGAGAATGGGATGTTAGGTAGGCAAAATACATGTCCACTGTACTCTGCTGGGAAACTTCCAGTTAAAGCAACATTTAATCACACCAGACATTTTACTGTTTTGTAAAGAACTGTGCTTGGTGCTAAATTGGATGTAGCACTTGAGTTCCTACTCTTAAGGAATTTTTAATCAAGTAGTAGAAATTAGATATGTACataaatagggaattccctggcagtccagtggttaggactccgcacttccactgcaggtaGCACGGGTTGGATTCCTGGCTGGGGAACAAAGATGCCGTGTGgcttggacaaaaaaaaaaaaaaaaaaagtatacctaAATAATGGTTACTCTTGTGTATTGAGTGCCTAGTATGTGCCagcaggcattgtgctaaatgttttatatgtattgttTCTTTGAGGGCAACTCTGTGAGAGTCACTTCTGTTGTTACTTATACCAATGTTATCTGTTTAAAAAGccgtgcagggcttccctggtggcgcagtggttgagagtccgcctgccaatgcaggggacacgggttcgtgccccggtccaggaggatcccacatgctgcggagcggctgggcccgtaagccatggccgctgagcctgcacgtctggagcctgtgctccacaacgggagaggccacaacagtgagaggcccacgtactgcaaaaaaaaagaaaaaagccatgcAGGCTTAGGAAGTATACGTaagcctgcccaaggtcacacagctaatgagtagTAGAACCGGGCATCTAAATCCAGTCAGTCTTGACTCAGTCCAGTGCTGTACTTTAGCTTGCACTTGACCTATCAAGGCCTCTCTGCATCCATCCCATTCCccacccttttatttatttatttatttttaaattttatttatttatttttaatttttggcatgccacgaagcttgtgggatcttggttccctgaccaagggTCAAACCTGGGCCGtggcactggaccaccagggaaatccctcactccccaccctttTAAATTGAACAGCCTGATTCTGAATTCCTGAGAACTACATGATTGACTCAGCTCATTTTTTTCAGGACATCACAGCTGATGGCTGGTCTGCAGATTGTCTGCCCTTATATCAGGTACCCATCCTTGCTCCAATTAGCCCACTGGCTGGATGTCCACAGGGGAATTTCACTTACTGTTCAGTGATGTCTTGTTTGGGTTTGACCCTTAGGAGCCCAAAGAAGGGGCATGGCAGCCTCGCTGCTCTTTGAGTCTTTGTTCTCCTGAACTTccctcccatcaccaccacctaaATTCAGACTCTCACTACTTCTCTCCTGCCTAGATGTTCTTCCTGTCTCTAATCTCACCCCTGTTTACAGAGTGATTCTAAAAAAGAACTTTTATCACATCATTCCTTTTAAGTGTTTCAGTGGCTCCCCATAGCCTTCAgggtaaagtccaaactccttacatAAGACTTCTCATGGCCTGGCCCTTACTTGCCTTCCCAGCCTTGTATTTTGACACTCCCTCTCTTGCACCCCTCAGATCGAACTTTTTCTGAACCACTTACAGTTGCCTGAACTCATCATATCCcctcttaccttttttttaaaaatatttattttaattaatttatttatttttggctacgtcgagtcttagttgcagcacatggactctttagttgtggcacgcaggcccctccttgcggcatgcaggcttctctctagttgtggcgcgtgggcttcagagcatgtgggctctctagttgtggcacgtgggctcagtagttgcggcacggggttagttgccccagggcacatgggatcttagttcccggaccagggatcgaacctgcgttccctgcattgaaaggcggattcctaagcactggaccaccagggaagttcccttctGGGCTCTTAATATGCTCTTTCATGTGCCTAAAACCCTAATGCCCCACCCTGCCctggctccccccgccccccacacacaACCTAGCTAACTTCTTGCTCGTCCCACTGGTGTCCTGGAAAACTTCTCAGCCTCCCTCTCCTTTCGGCCTGGGTCAGGTATCCACATCTCTTGGCCTCATAGTGCCCTGTGCTCACCCTAAAAGCAtttatcacttctttttttttttttttttttttccggtacgcgggcctctcactgccgtggcctctcccgttgcggagcacaggctccggacgcacaggcccagcggccatggtccacaggcccagcccctccgcggcatgtgggatcctcccggaccggggcacgaacccgcgtcacctgcatcggcaggcagactctcaaccactgcgccaccagggaagcctatcacttcatattttaagtgtatatttatataaaatcttttcTCATTAGAATTAAATTTCTTGAGTCAgctcccccccccacccaaatGACTGTCACATAGTAAgctctcagcaaatatttatcggACAAATGAACGAATCTTGGCAATGAGATCAAGTTGGCACATACCTGTAATCTTCTGAACTGgcctcttttttcctctgttgttCATTCCAGGACCTGGGTTTCAGTGATGAGACATGGGGTATGATGTAACCCGTTTCCAGGGGGATGTTGACGAAGACCTTATCTGTCCTATTTGCAGTGGAGTCTTGGAGGAGCCAGTCCAGGTGAGTCGGTCTGATGGCAGGTTTGGTGGGGCAGTAGATGGCAGTGGAGCTAGTACAAaatattcagggacttccctggtggtgcagtggttaagaatccgcctgccaatgcaggggacacggatttgatccctggtctggcaagatcccacatgctgcagagcatctaagcctgtgcgccacaactactgagcctgcgttctacagcccacgagccacaactactgagcccacatgctgcaactactgaagcccacgtgcctagagcctgtgctccacaacaagagaagccaccgcaatgagaagcccatgcacacaaccaagagtagcccctgctctctgcaactagagaaagcctgtgcacagcaacgaagacccaacgcagccaaaaatagataaataaatgaatttatatatatgaaaagaaaaacataattggaacatttggaaatttaaaaaatatatattcataggaAATGGGGCCACTGTGTTCAGGTCCCCCGTCCCCCACTCCCCGCACTCCTGACACACACAGAATAGAGGTTTGGTGCAAAGGAGCAGTGGCCGCTACGAGAGGAATAGGGCCTTCCAGAGTCTGTCGAGAGGTGGACACCACAGAAGTACAGTGGTTCAGATTTTCTTCAGAGGTCACTGTGAGACTTGTGTGCTGTAAAATGGTCAACTGTTTCTGTCCTCTTGACAGTAGTTTGGtagcttctttttctcttcagggGCTCTGACTAGGTTCCATCTTCCTACCCATGACTGAACTCCTGGACTCTTCTAATAAGTTCTCTCTCCATTTTCATGATACAGTGTTTCAGGTAATCAGCCGGTCTTCCTGCGGGCCTGCGTACTGTTTAACAAATCGCAGGTGGGGAACTGTGTGAACTGACCTAGTTTCTTCCTGggatttactgaaaaaaaaaaagtttttgatgCAGCCATGTACTCTGCATTTTGATATGAAAGCTGCCACCTTCACTAGGTCATTTCTCTACCGGCTTTGCCAGACCAGAGATAATTGTATCTTCCTGGGGCAGGTATGAGGAGAAGCTCATGATTACCAGGCAAGTATAATGAGTGAGATGAATTCTTAACCGTTGTATTCATGGGACACCATTCTGCACGGTCCTTATTGCCTATACTCTGTAAATACCAATTAATCCTCTGCCGCTCCTGGCTAGCTGGAGATAATCCCATTTTCCAAACCAGGACACCAGTTAGTGAGGTCGCATGACCCTTCCCCCACTCACTGCTAATACCACTCCCTGGGGCTCCCCTTGATTCTTGGAGTTTATTCTTACTCTCCAGTTTTCAACTACCCAAAGGAGAACAGATGCCTGAGCTGAATGAAAATCAGACTGCATTCCAGTGGCAGCTAGCCCTGGACCATTAGAAGCAGATTGGCTGGGTGTGGAGCAAGCTCTCCTGGTGGTGTCAAGAGGTCATGGGGTATGTCagttccctccccaccctggcaGGGCCTTGTCTGTTTTCTAGCACTATCATTTGAGGTGAGTCACATGTGGAGAAGTCAGTGGCAGTTGGTGACTAAGGCAGAACCTCCCCCCTCCCGCCCGGACTCAGGCTTTACCTTCTGAGGAGCAGGCCAGGTTCCAGACACATTTCCAAGGGTAGAAAGCCTCTGCTAGGGATGCTGATTTCCCtacatcatatttatttattttttgaatagatAATAAATTCATATGGTTCAGAAGTCAAAACAGTATAAAAAGATatatggtgaaaaaaaaaaaaagagatatggtGAACAGTCTTGCATCCATCTTTGTCCCAGTCCACCTAATCCCCCCATAGATAACCATTTTTACTAGTTTATTTGGTAtccttccagtgtgtgtgtgggcagaTACAAGCAAGtatgaatgtatatgtatatttgccTACCTTTCTTACACAAAAGGTACTGCATTCTATATACTTCTGCAGAGGTGGCAGGTTTAGACAGGAAGGTCACCAAAGAGGTTCagttgagctgagatctgaatgatAAGGGGCCATTCTGGCAAAGGGGAGCAGCAAAAGCAAGAGACAGGAATGAGCAGGGTGTGGACAGGGAACAGAGAGAAAGCCAGAATGGCTGAAGTCAGTGCTGGGAGCATGATGTGAGGTGAGGAGAGGCCAGAGGCACAGGGCCAGATCAAACAATTTTATAAGTCCTGAGCAGGagtttggatttattttaagTGTAATCGGAAACCATTGTAAAATTTTAAGCATGATCTAGTTTGCCTTTTTAAACAATCACAGCTGCTGAATGTAGGATGGATTATAAAGAGGCAAGGTAGAAGTAGGAAAACCAGTTAGAAGACATAATAATATAGATGAGAGATGATCGTTTGAACTGGGTTATCGGCAGTACAGACGGGGAAAAGTAGacaaacaggatttttttttggaGAGAGGGCCTATAAGATTTTGAAAAGAATCAAATATgtctttaagtgaaaaataaaaatgtactgaCAGTTGgattaatgatattgagaatGACTTCTTTCCTTATGAAGCCTTTCTGTGTTACAGTCTTTGGTGTCTGTGAGCATCTTGAAGGCAGAAACTGTCTGTTTTTTTTATCTTAAGCATGTAGCAAAATGTTTGGGACATAATAAGTGCTCGAGTCATTCATCCATGCATCAACATCtagtgagtgcctactgtgttTGTCCCATGCTGGAGGCCAGATTGTATCTCCACAGAGGCCAGAGAGTCCTCTCTCTTTGCATTATCGAGGAAGTAGGCTGAAATATGATCTTTGTGAAACTGAAAAGAATGTGATTCTACAAAAATCTAGTCCTGTTTTGGAGGGTAGCCCTGGTCATTGGGACTCAGGGCAACGCCTCAGGTTGGGCCTCATAAAATAAGAActtgggggagttccctggtggtctagtggttaaggaatcagcactttcactgctgtggctcacgttcaatccctggtcggggaactgataTCCCGCAAGCCacttggtgtggccaaaaaaaaattttttttgaacttttgcCAGTAAATCTCTGCCCCCGCCTCCTCTCTACTTATCCCTCAAGACCCATATCAGATTCTGTCCTGTCCATAAATACCTGCCCTGATTGACCTAGACTGGAAAGATCTCACCCTCCTCTGGATTTCTTTGGCAATTATTGAGTATGTAATCCAGTTGGCAATTAATGTTGACtactgggcctccctggtggcgcactggttgagagtccgcctgccaatgcaggggacacgggttcgtgccccggtctgggaagatcccacatgtcgcggagtggctgggcccgtcagccatggctgctgagcctgcgtgtccggagcctgtgctccgcaacgcgagaggccacggcagtgagaggcccgcgtaccgcaaaaaaaaaaaaaaattgactaccTTATGTCCTCTCTCTCATTGTCCTGGAATATTATTTATATCTCTTACTGTTATATAACTTTTTACTTGTTTGTCTTATGTCACAATCCATTTGGACTATTGGGCACAGGAAACATATCTGAAGCCTGTCCGCCACAATGCCTTGCCCATAGTAGATCTATATTTTGCTGTGACCCCAGGGACCTCTGGTCCTAGAAGCTGCGCAGAGGCTTGATTGGCTTTGCGGAGTTAATCGTACCCAGGCTCTTAGCTCCTGCTAATTCTCTTGTGCCCCTTTTGCGCTGCTCTCCCGTCTAGGCGCCTCACTGCGAGCATGCTTTCTGCAACGCCTGCATCACCCAGTGGTTCTCTCAGCAGCAGACGTGTCCGGTGGACCGGAGTGTTGTGACGGTCGCCCACCTGCGCCCAGTACCTCGGATCATGCGGAACATGTTGTCAAAGCTGCAGATCGCCTGCGACAACGCTGTGTTTGGCTGCAGTGCTATTGTCCGGCTTGACAACCTCATGTCTCACCTCAGTGACTGTGAGCACAACCCAAAACGGCCTGTGACCTGTGAACAGGGCTGTGGGTAAGATTCCTGCCCTTCTTCCGCCCACACAGATAAGGGCCTTCCTGTTTATACCCCTGTCTCTGGATCCCCTGCTCGCTAGCTGAAGAGGTCCCCTGCAGGCAAGGAGTGTTCCTGGCCCCCCTGGCTCCCTGCTCCAAGATCTCACCCGTGCTGCTTTCCGAGCTACGATCTTTTTGCTCTTGCTTTAATGAAAGAAGGGAGACAGCAATTCAGCAATCTCTGTGATACCACTAAAGACTGATATACTTTATTCCTCCCTTTCATCCAGTACTACTTTTCTCTTTGTCAGATTGACTGCTCTAATATCCAGGCTTCTCATATTCCTTGTtgtcctattttttctttctttgaggtgTGAAATATTTGATTAAATACTGATAGCTAGGGCTGTGAATCTAGGGATTCTCAGAAGGAATGAGTGCACAGGCAGAATCTGTAGGAGGAGAGGAGAGCCACGTGGGAGATGAAACACTGTCTTAGACAGGGAAAGAGGCCCAGAGGAAGTAGACAGCAAAGGGACGAGggagagctggggagaaggaaatgAAGGCAATAAGCAAGAGGGCGCCTGAATGttggaaatgaatgaatgttagtCATTTCAGGTAGGAAAAAGCCCTCTCAGCAGTTATCTGCCTTTGCTCACATGTCCCATTAATGCTCCTATCCTGTTCTTTTCCCACCCTGGGTGGCAGCCTGGAGATGCCCAAAGATGAGCTGCCAAACCACAACTGCATTAAGCACCTGCGCTCAGTGGTACAGCAGCAGCAGACACGAATTGCAGAGCTGGAAAAGACCTCAGCAGAACACAAACACCAGCTGGCAGAGCAGGTAGGGCGCAGAGAACACAGGGCAGCACACGTCTTTCACATGCAGATAACCTCGCGCCCGTGGCCTGTGGGTGGCAGGCGTGGATGTGAGCGGCAGATCTGTGCGTGCGCTTGAGAGCCTGGTCAGTGGATACTCTGCCTGTGCATAGCAGTGAATCAGGCTGGAGCTCTTCTTGCTTCCCTTCATCCCATCAGTGGCATTCATTTACTtaacatttatcaaatgccttcccttgaaggcactatgctaagcactggggatacagctgGGAATGATACAGTCGTATCCCTGTCTTCATGAAGCTTCCACTCTGGTTGTTCCTCAGATCTCTCCATTTCCCTCATTCTCAGACAAACTTTTGTCTCTCATCTACTGTCTGTCTTAGCCATTATCCCTTGttctcctccccccccccgcccacagAAACGAGACATCCAGCTTCTCAAGGCGTACATGCGTGCAATTCGCAGTGTCAACCCCAACCTTCAGAGCCTGGAGGAGACGATTGAGTACAACGAGATCCTAGAGTGAGTGTCACTCAGGACGTGGAGTCATTCATCCCACGTCCTGGCACTGAGCCCTGGGGGGAGGGTAAGaagaggcctgggctggggccaCTGCTTCTCAGGTGTTGGGATGAAGAACAGGGCCAGAGGAGGAGGCGATAACCTTCAACCCTAGCAGAGGATCTCATATTCTTTTGGGTGGTTGGAAGGGAAAGCTTACCCAAGAGTTAGATGGGTACCCACATGTACAAAGCCCTGTATTAAAGGCTGTGGGAGTGCTAGGAAGACCAAAAAGAGAAGATATTGTCCCTGACTTCAGGGAGCTTACAGTTCAGAGAAGAAGAGAGTACAAATCCAGGAAAGTGATCTAAAATACAGCGAAAACAAGTGAAGTAAACAAGCGAAGTCTAAGATCCCTTTCAGTTCTGGAGTTCTGCATAGTTCATAGACTAAACTGTGAGTCAGTCTGTATAGTGCAAATAGTGCTGCGAGGGACACAGTATAGAGGAATAATTGCTTCATTCAGTacacatttgttgagcacttactacatgccaggcaccatgTGCTAAGTATTgggatttttaagaaaaataacaggaacCCTACTCTCGTGGAGTTTAATCTGGTGAGTAACATGTGGTGACACTCGGATGGGACCAACTAGGGAAAGATCTGGAGTTTCTGAACTaatgatggaaggaaagaaggaggaatcGAGTTAGGTTGAGTGCAGAGCAGGCAGTCGTTCCTATTAGGAGAAAAGCCAATGCAGAGAAAGGGGACGAGCTGGACTGACCACCTCCAACTCCCTCCACACAGGTGGGTGAACTCCCTGCAGCCGGCACGAGTGACCCGCTGGGGAGGGATGATCTCCACCCCAGATGCTGTACTCCAGGCTGTAATCAAGCGCTCCCTGGTGGAGAGTGGCTGTCCTGCGTCTATTGTCAACGAGCTGATCGAAAATGCCCATGAGCGTAGCTGGCCCCAGGGTCTGGCCACACTAGAGACAAGACAGATGAACCGGCGTTACTATGAGAACTACGTGGCCAAGCGCATCCCTGGCAAGCAGGCTGTTGTCGTGATGGCCTGTGAGAACCAGCACATGGGTGATGACATGGTGCAGGAGCCAGGGCTTGTCATGATATTTGCGCATGGCGTGGAAGAGATATAGGAGATCTCGACGGGCTATCTGGAAGAGATGAAAATCAGAAAATCCTGTCACTCCAGCAGCGGGGCCCTGAGTCCTCCCCACTTTCCTTAATTCCGTGGCTAACGCTAGAGCCACACATCTCCCTGCTCTTCTGCCACTGAAGAGGGCCCCAGGGCACTCTGCTCAGGCTTTCAGGTGGGAAACCCAGATTCCCTCCATTTGCCTAATTTCTTCCCCTAAAATTTGTCTGTATATTTTCCATCTGGTTGGGAAAGTCCCcacctctatttctgttttcctgcctAGGGTCCTGGTTC
The Globicephala melas chromosome 10, mGloMel1.2, whole genome shotgun sequence genome window above contains:
- the RNF41 gene encoding E3 ubiquitin-protein ligase NRDP1 isoform X1; protein product: MGYDVTRFQGDVDEDLICPICSGVLEEPVQAPHCEHAFCNACITQWFSQQQTCPVDRSVVTVAHLRPVPRIMRNMLSKLQIACDNAVFGCSAIVRLDNLMSHLSDCEHNPKRPVTCEQGCGLEMPKDELPNHNCIKHLRSVVQQQQTRIAELEKTSAEHKHQLAEQKRDIQLLKAYMRAIRSVNPNLQSLEETIEYNEILEWVNSLQPARVTRWGGMISTPDAVLQAVIKRSLVESGCPASIVNELIENAHERSWPQGLATLETRQMNRRYYENYVAKRIPGKQAVVVMACENQHMGDDMVQEPGLVMIFAHGVEEI
- the RNF41 gene encoding E3 ubiquitin-protein ligase NRDP1 isoform X2 is translated as MRNMLSKLQIACDNAVFGCSAIVRLDNLMSHLSDCEHNPKRPVTCEQGCGLEMPKDELPNHNCIKHLRSVVQQQQTRIAELEKTSAEHKHQLAEQKRDIQLLKAYMRAIRSVNPNLQSLEETIEYNEILEWVNSLQPARVTRWGGMISTPDAVLQAVIKRSLVESGCPASIVNELIENAHERSWPQGLATLETRQMNRRYYENYVAKRIPGKQAVVVMACENQHMGDDMVQEPGLVMIFAHGVEEI